Genomic DNA from Pseudomonas fitomaticsae:
GCACGGAAGGTTTTCAGTACCGCATGGAATTGTGGATGCTTGGCGCCCAGGATGCTCGCCGACAGCAGGGCTGCGTTGATTGCACCCGCCTTGCCGATGGCCAGGGTGGCAACCGGAATGCCGGCCGGCATCTGCACGATCGACAGCAGCGAATCGACGCCCGAGAGCATGGCCGACTGCACCGGCACGCCCAGCACCGGCAGGTGGGTCTTGGCCGCACACATGCCTGGCAGGTGGGCTGCGCCACCGGCACCGGCGATGATCACCTCGATGCCGCGGCCTTCAGCCTCTTCGGCGTACTGGAACAGCAGATCCGGGGTGCGGTGGGCGGAAACCACCTTGACCTCGTAAGGGATGCCGAGCTTTTCCAGCATATCGGCGGTGTGGCTAAGGGTGGACCAATCGGACTTGGAGCCCATGATCACGCCAACCAGTGCACTCATCGTCGCGCCTCTTCTCTCTGGGCGCCCGCAGGCGCGTCAAAAACAACAAGCCACGCAGGATGCGTGGCTTGTTGTAGGAAAAATGGCCGGACGAACCGGCCGAAGGCCGCGCAGTATACCGCAAAGAAAGCAATAAACAGCCCCCGT
This window encodes:
- the purE gene encoding 5-(carboxyamino)imidazole ribonucleotide mutase; amino-acid sequence: MSALVGVIMGSKSDWSTLSHTADMLEKLGIPYEVKVVSAHRTPDLLFQYAEEAEGRGIEVIIAGAGGAAHLPGMCAAKTHLPVLGVPVQSAMLSGVDSLLSIVQMPAGIPVATLAIGKAGAINAALLSASILGAKHPQFHAVLKTFRAEQTDSVLDNPDPRIA